The sequence below is a genomic window from Venturia canescens isolate UGA chromosome 9, ASM1945775v1, whole genome shotgun sequence.
CACAGGCACACGCACCCGCTGGCGGCTGGCGGCGCACCATCGTACGCGCGCACAAGCGCACCAACGCGATCACGAGTATACACGCGCGCAGGAACGACGTAACGCTCAGAAGAGAAGCTGATCGATGGAGTATATATCCCTTTTACATATGCTCACCCAGAGGTATGAGCACCACCAACGACCCTAACCACTGTAGCCACTTTTCTTTAAAACAACATTCCCATTCGGATGAACAACAAAAAGATCAACCAATGACCGTCCACGTTTACTCGGGGTTATCGATGACTATTGACAATCTCGCGGGAGCCTAAATCCGCACCGgtatttcatcaaattaataaaaccaACATCTTTACCTCAATACAATCTTGTCCTTCCCAGTCTTGATTCGGTCGCTCTATACTCGCGAATGCTCCTCCCGGTACACAcgctaattatttttatttcacactcTCTTGGCTTTCGACGGGTTTGCACTATCCTCCCTCCGTCGTTCTTTGCGGTCGTGGAAAATCTTacgcgcgctctctctctctctctctcaacgCTCTACGAggtttctttttattaatattatccgTTAAACACACACTCGTTCGCGACTTGGATCGAATCGTTTGACGTTTCAATAACAGTTGCAACACGCCCTTAATACAGTCTTACGTCGCACCGTAACCGAGAGGTGCGAACGTGCGAGTCTtgactatcgaaaaaaaaacgcattctCGACTGCCGCAAAACTCCTTATCGCACTGGACGTCCCTGCCCTTTTTCCGTACTCCCGTCCGCCATTTTATAACTACTCGTACTACCCGTCATCAGTATCGTCGTCCGTCGTATCGTTCAACAACGGCATAATACGCTCGGTGCTGCCCTCTCTCGCGTACTCACTAATTTATAATTCTCGCACGCTCCGCGCGGTTCCAGTCGATATTTCAGGGAATCTCCTACTATACTGCGCTGCTGCCTTTTTATCTACCCTGCTGCTGGTCAATatcaatcaagagactcggcggtagagtctcgggacaagtttatttttttattctatgtATATCTCCTGCTGCTCCTCTCGCTTTGACTTATTTTCGACGCCTTTGGACACAAACCTTTTGTTTTGCgtatgtataattttttttctccacactCGTTATCGCGCTTGAATACGTCCACGCGAACACACtttcatcaattatttatttgaaatctaTATGTGCACACACATATATAGATTTCAAAttcgaaatgagaaaattctCATCGGTGGTCGATCAGTCTCGGACATTGTGAATATCCGACTTTTACCGAGAGCGCGCCACACAACGAGCATCTATAAAGCGATGCTTGTTGCTTGGCTGCTATATCTTCGCTTCCGTTAGGCTAGGCAGTTCTGTTCCGCTTCCGAAAAAAATTAGTCGGTGGTCATGCAGGACTCGCCACAGCTGTGGTGTGAAAAGAATGGTTTAGGATTGCGTTTCGTTTCGGGTACAGTGGCAGACTCATCAGTGGGGCTGTGTCTATATACTTGTACCCCCCTACGACCCCAGACGCTTTGTGGTTGGAAGGGTTCTGGCGGTTCTGGGATGGACGTTATATATATTGGACGAGAGCCTGACGAAGCGTTGACCGAGAAACTGTAGCCTCGTAGCGGTTGTTGCGCGAATTACTCTGAGACTCGTTgagataacgaaaaaaagtttcttcaagttattataattttcataattatccgtgataaaaataaattcgtatatatatatatatatacacaaaaTGCGCAGCGCACAAAGGCAAGATCTCGCATATTTAATTGCGTGCGTGTCCTTTTGCGATGTGTGCGCGGTATAGCGGCGGTATATACAGCGACCACACAGCGACAACGCCCGCCGGGTGCCGCAGCGATACATATTATCTCAGAAGCCGCGAGAGCGCGCCACCGCTGCATTGGTGGTTTAGCgcgtattattatttttacaacaCAATTTCTTTTTAGGTGGCACATATGCCTCTCTTGTGGGGGAGATAGCCAATGAAAGGACAAGAAGAAGAACAAGACAACTTTGCGTTTTGcctgcgtgcgtgtgtgtatcATCCAAAACCATCGAAACAATAAGATCGATAAAAACGGAGAtaggaagaaaataaaaataaaaaacgaataaaataatggATAGCGGTGGAGCGGATGATAAAGTTGACGATGACTATTATTTGGAATTGTCGAAAGACCCGGTGCGTTTTGAGTCTGTTAGTAGCCTAACAAACGTATTTTTCGATGATTCGAAACAGCAAGTGAGttatccattttttcaaattattatcCTCATTTCCGCATTTGAAAAGAggagtacgaaaaatttttatcgataatCTAAAGGTATTCGCGGTACGATCGGGAGGCGTTACGGGAGTTTTGGTAAAGGGACCCGATCAAAACATAACCTTTCGCATGGAGGACAAGGGCCCGGttatttccattaaatttTCGCCGTCGATGAATATCCTTGCCATTCAAAGAACCAACACGTCGGTGGAATTTGTTAATTATTCGGCTTCGACCGGTCTGGACAACGTCGAATATTCTCAGTGCTGCAAAGGAAAAAATGCCACAGTTCAGGGCTTCGTTTGGACTCACGGCAATGAAATTTTGCTTGTCACCGATCACGGCGTCGAACTGTTTCTGGTATAATTATAACGGAAGGGCATCCCTATTTGCCCCATACACGCTTTATTTTCCTGCTCCCCTATCCAGCATTTCGGCTTAGAAAAACCTTTTCCCAACTTACCTCTATCCATCTCTAATAGATACAAATGTTCCTAGACTAGTCATAATTCCAGGTACCAAAGAAAAATCCATACGAGTTTATCAGGACTCGTGTCTATCAATTATCAATTATATTAGATATTGCTTTGTACAATCTCATAGAGTTTAGAGTTTCCACCCGCCCGTATAGAATTacatgttttgaattttgtttaatttttgagAGATACGAAACGTCCTGTTGCAGGTTAATCCGACAAAGCGAAACGTCAGAGCTCTTAAATCGCTCAGTCTCGGTGTTAATTGGTACGTGTATTGTCCGCGCAGCTGCATAGTTTTGTTGTCCTCCGGAACGCTGGGCAATCAGATGCAAGCGCTCCACGTAACGCCCGGGAATCTTCACAAAATTACTAAATTCGAGAGTAAGCATTCGAGAGTCTCTGTCCGTTGGATTTTGTTGAAACAGAGAATATTATCGTCGCGTCATTTGTTTATATTACAGTGGAAGCAACAGCCGCTAAACCAGGAAAATTAGCCGTTTCCGAGAGAGACGTTGCCCTGGCTGTTTTGTACGGAACTCCTTGTATAATCGTATTGCGTCATCAACCGGGAGTGAATCGCTCTCTGGGAACGGCCTTTGTCTGCGTCTATACCGTACACAAGTGCGTATCTCGAATCCGTGAAGCCTTTTAGCGCTCAAATTGACGCTATACTCGCTCACTGCTAAATCGGAACACATGCTGGTATACGCTCATTCATTACAGAATGTTGACGATAAAAAAGAGTCACGTTCTCAAGCTCGACATGAGTGGAAGATTTGCGATTAATGTTCTCGACAATCTCATAATCGTTCATCATCAAGCTTCAAAGGTAAGGGTAGCGGCAGCAACGACAGCTTGAAAGTGAAACTTATAATCCGAGTAATTCTAATCACAGACGTCGATGATGTTTGATATAATGCTGCCGGGGGTGAGCGATGGAACGGTGATGCATCATGCAAGCGTAGCAGTACCAAAGCCTATCAAACCTTACAGCCTTAAAGTACCGGGAACGAGTTTTTCCGAAACAGATCGAATTCAGCCTTGTCAATTGTGTATCCTCTTGCTCCGCTAGTCGCGCATACTACTcggtgataaaaattttcgcATGTTTGCCTGAGCGACAACTTATCAGATTCTCCAAATTGggtagtttttcaacccaaCATCGTGATCGACGCGAAACTCGGATGTCTCTGGTATATCGAGCCGCGGCTAGAATCGCTGCTTAACCTCATACAGGACAAAGTTCTTTTGGTAGAGTTTTTGATGCTGCGAAATGACGCCAAAGCAATTCTACTTGGTGTGTTGCGATCGTTGGTTGGTTCTCAACTCCCGAAGAGGCTCATGGACATGCCATCGATATTCGACAAATTAAACGCGGTCTATCGAAATCACTTGGAAAACGAAATTCAGAGTCAGGTAAGCGGATCGAAGCAGTTACGCCCAACAAAAAGCGTTTCCGCTTGCCttcttctccctctttctcctcttttcttcctttcccTGCTCGCTCATTCGTACGTTACAGATGGGAACGCCTTTGCAGAATATTACGAAAAACTTGAGCGGCCCAAACGCCGCAGACGATTTGTCATACAAATTGTTGCTGGATCAGAGCGACATGTACACTCATATACTGTCCAAATTTCCGAGCGATACGATCGAACCGAAGATGATTGTTTGGGTTCTTCTCGAATACATGAGGTAATGCGACGATTCGCGAACTCGAATTATCTTTCGAGCTGGAATAAGGATACCATCTCCGTaacgataaaatttcagatcCCTTGCGGAGCATGGTATTCCCGTTCAACATTATTTGCACGAATTGGTTATAACGACCCTCGTTCAGAGAAAAGCGTATTATCAGCTTCATCAATTGCTCCAGTATCACGTGGTCGCTGACTCGAAACCACTCGCATGTCTTTTGCTCTCCTTGGAGAATCTTTATCCAGCCGCTCATCAATTAGCTCTGGACATGCTCAAGCGTTTGGGTAACGCGCATGAGGAAATAATCGAAGTATTGCTCTCCAAAGGTCACATACTCCCTGCTCTCAGGTATTCCTCGCGCGCACGCGCGCTTTGATACTCTCGCCGCGCTCTACAGCTGCGAATAATACCGGCGGTGCCAATAATTGCTCGTTATTAATTTTATACAGATACGTCCGTAGCGTTGGAATGACGGATCAGATATCTGCGCGAAAATTCCTCGAGGCGGCCAAAACTTCCAACGACTCGACTCAATTTCACTCggtcttcaaatttttcgagcaACGCAACGTCAGACTGAGAAACACGACTTCCTTCACACGGGGCGAGCATTGCCAGTCCTACGTTCGTCACTTTGATTATCTCTTTCACGGTAATGAGGAGAATACCTCCGAATCCACCGCCGACGCTAATTCCAATCTCTCCTGCTCTTCCTCCGTTATCTCGGCGCAGGATTGAAATTTAGCAAAAAATccagtttttattcattcaagtATACGACGCTACACTCGAATCGGATCAGCCCCAGAGCAACGAGCAATACTCGATTCCTCCAACAAGCGATACGACGACAACCAAATAAAAAGGCAcaccaatttcatttttcattatatatactttattgataaatctttttctcgataatgtttttttttttttcttcccccatTTAACAACGAGAAACGCCTTTCCTAATACACCCCGAAATATACCGCTTGGATTTCGgtacaattttgtttctcCTATTCAATAACGGAAAGAACTTTCGAGCGGTGCTCTCTTCTCCCTCTTGCCCCtatgttttattcaaatatcAAGTCTGAAAATCGAATCGATACGTGCATTCGTGCTTAATCCTACAGATTAAAGTATCAAATCGATCTCTGTTGCATATTCTGAATCATCTCGTCGTgtggatatatatatatatataatatatataatatatatatataccctGTTTGTTGTAGCTCCGTCGGACATAATATTATAACACATTTTTGTATCACATACTCGTTGATATTGTAAATTGCATTCCAGCCTGTTGTATCAATATTATTAGTATAATTTCACTAGTTATGACTACACGATTTCGTTATGACTGGTTAGACTGTATTCGAACGTTTCATttcattaaacatttttttttctcttcggaaattgatgaaaaatcggcGTTCGCCCACGAGAGACTGATTCATTAAGCGCTTCGACCGCGCACTTGCTTCTTCGATTCGCGCTATTTCGTTCGGTTCCTCTCTTCTTCATTATCCCATTTACATTCGTAGCTGCTTATCTCTTTTCTCGATTTCtcgatattattattttttacttgctGTAGGTACTTGCCGTACAGAGAGAACAACAAGAACGATCGATCGAATTAATTTGGAATTTACTaaggacgatttttttttttttttaactcttcTTTTCGAGTCAACGGTTATTACCTGTATGCACATGAGCCAAAATTAACACTcgccaaatttcgaaatttcgaactctAATCACGTTATTGTACACGCCTTTGATGAACTTGGATCTCATCTCGCTAAAGTCACGGGCAAAGCCGAGgcatttttaaattcgagTATAGTtggcaaaaataataaaagttaGAGAGGTATAGAGTTGATGTCTTATTCGCATAATTGGACCATATATACGCGAATTTTTCGTGgttatataaaatatatttatattttttaccacCATATGAGAAACTGCTgcatatattattatttttccccTAACAAATTCTTGTTTCAATAACAACAAGTTCCCCAGGAAATGAGgataataaaatcaatttcgAAACTGGTAAATTcggatgaaacatttttttttttttttttttttttttttcattttacactCGTTGACAGAGTGGACCCAAAGTTTGTTTCGTGCCTGATACACAAAGATTTCACCCAGAAGCGTGATCTCTCATTCCCcgtatttttctccctcctaCATGTAAAAAGTCGGAGGACCGAGCGGGGTCGATTTTTCGCGATTTCAACTTTCAAAATTGTATGAAATTATTAAAAGACCATGCGCCGTTGTGCTGGATGCATGCCCGTTAATAATATCTCACTCGAATCTTGGAATATTCACTTTTTCACCGTGTTCATTTAAAATGTAGGAAAATATAGGGCA
It includes:
- the Bulli gene encoding regulator of MON1-CCZ1 complex isoform X1 — encoded protein: MDSGGADDKVDDDYYLELSKDPVRFESVSSLTNVFFDDSKQQVFAVRSGGVTGVLVKGPDQNITFRMEDKGPVISIKFSPSMNILAIQRTNTSVEFVNYSASTGLDNVEYSQCCKGKNATVQGFVWTHGNEILLVTDHGVELFLVNPTKRNVRALKSLSLGVNWYVYCPRSCIVLLSSGTLGNQMQALHVTPGNLHKITKFEMEATAAKPGKLAVSERDVALAVLYGTPCIIVLRHQPGVNRSLGTAFVCVYTVHKMLTIKKSHVLKLDMSGRFAINVLDNLIIVHHQASKTSMMFDIMLPGVSDGTVMHHASVAVPKPIKPYSLKVPGTSFSETDRIQPCQLYSPNWVVFQPNIVIDAKLGCLWYIEPRLESLLNLIQDKVLLVEFLMLRNDAKAILLGVLRSLVGSQLPKRLMDMPSIFDKLNAVYRNHLENEIQSQMGTPLQNITKNLSGPNAADDLSYKLLLDQSDMYTHILSKFPSDTIEPKMIVWVLLEYMRSLAEHGIPVQHYLHELVITTLVQRKAYYQLHQLLQYHVVADSKPLACLLLSLENLYPAAHQLALDMLKRLGNAHEEIIEVLLSKGHILPALRYVRSVGMTDQISARKFLEAAKTSNDSTQFHSVFKFFEQRNVRLRNTTSFTRGEHCQSYVRHFDYLFHGNEENTSESTADANSNLSCSSSVISAQD
- the Bulli gene encoding regulator of MON1-CCZ1 complex isoform X2; protein product: MDSGGADDKVDDDYYLELSKDPVRFESVSSLTNVFFDDSKQQVFAVRSGGVTGVLVKGPDQNITFRMEDKGPVISIKFSPSMNILAIQRTNTSVEFVNYSASTGLDNVEYSQCCKGKNATVQGFVWTHGNEILLVTDHGVELFLVNPTKRNVRALKSLSLGVNWYVYCPRSCIVLLSSGTLGNQMQALHVTPGNLHKITKFEMEATAAKPGKLAVSERDVALAVLYGTPCIIVLRHQPGVNRSLGTAFVCVYTVHKMLTIKKSHVLKLDMSGRFAINVLDNLIIVHHQASKTSMMFDIMLPGVSDGTVMHHASVAVPKPIKPYSLKVPGTSFSETDRIQPCQLYSPNWVVFQPNIVIDAKLGCLWYIEPRLESLLNLIQDKVLLVEFLMLRNDAKAILLGVLRSLVGSQLPKRLMDMPSIFDKLNAVYRNHLENEIQSQNITKNLSGPNAADDLSYKLLLDQSDMYTHILSKFPSDTIEPKMIVWVLLEYMRSLAEHGIPVQHYLHELVITTLVQRKAYYQLHQLLQYHVVADSKPLACLLLSLENLYPAAHQLALDMLKRLGNAHEEIIEVLLSKGHILPALRYVRSVGMTDQISARKFLEAAKTSNDSTQFHSVFKFFEQRNVRLRNTTSFTRGEHCQSYVRHFDYLFHGNEENTSESTADANSNLSCSSSVISAQD